A part of bacterium genomic DNA contains:
- a CDS encoding TonB-dependent receptor, with translation MPEVRGKLLGAILALWIAPLFAIEVVGSIADKETKLPIGAAIVSIDSRSAVTDYAGRFVFENFAPGEYDLLITHIAYESLAKHIIVRDGENMSLSIELDSRVYISDEVYSYAQKTENILSVNTADGVIEYLKTLPGVSVIQGNGDVALSIRGSRPEDVLVVIDGIIQAKNESGWTDIRSLPITEINSIKVLTSSIPVEYSSFAPAGVLVIETFINESNEARLTFRDASFSSSSITAGMSFRPVNYLSLSMQNSWSFKAMSFPYAISDSIKNRSNNWSRNRNLAFDMNYNRNIGKGALSFNYNFLEEGMPGDTDHPTPTAYRTGRGVEAFLSLSAYVTSKIELESKFKASQGKRFYYIPRPFVYVPVEAEHVIDNYSTQLGFIREDGRFTSSIAGKFLEESYMLENHLASTRSIPREPRQIYSSWIEGRYFCEFFKTSRISVFNSLRWDKICDIKTRRSYSAEASISKDIFGFVIAGSAGYSEAMHLPEFVDLYWLRDAFAEGNPELSPEIAYNRHLKFSLGRDLSWMEFDLDIDLFSRTIDSVIVWKRDFDGIYRPCNFAREETRGREDRFKAVFLDAIEVSYSNTSLNSIHRSHDQVIDSMWIPFRAPYDQKINISAQIKGFSAGISGQMIGERYTLIANTKTTKPYELWGVFFEISQPIDFLQTTFRLDWFNILDEDYEVLTNYPMPGRNWAFSINIEYII, from the coding sequence ATGCCCGAAGTTCGGGGAAAACTTTTGGGGGCAATCCTTGCCTTGTGGATAGCTCCCCTTTTTGCAATTGAAGTTGTGGGATCGATTGCGGATAAGGAAACTAAGCTACCTATTGGGGCTGCTATTGTTTCCATCGACAGTAGATCTGCCGTCACAGATTACGCTGGAAGATTCGTGTTCGAGAATTTTGCCCCGGGGGAATACGATCTGCTGATTACTCATATTGCTTACGAAAGTCTCGCGAAACATATAATAGTCCGCGATGGAGAGAATATGTCTCTATCGATAGAACTAGATTCAAGAGTCTATATTTCCGATGAGGTGTATTCGTATGCCCAAAAAACTGAAAATATTTTGTCTGTCAATACCGCCGATGGGGTTATTGAGTATCTAAAGACTCTTCCCGGTGTGAGCGTTATACAAGGAAATGGTGATGTAGCGCTATCTATACGAGGTTCGAGGCCAGAGGATGTCCTCGTTGTAATCGATGGAATAATTCAGGCTAAAAACGAGTCCGGTTGGACGGATATCAGGTCTTTGCCGATTACAGAGATTAATTCCATTAAGGTCCTCACCAGTTCAATTCCTGTGGAATATTCGTCGTTTGCTCCTGCGGGTGTTCTAGTAATCGAGACTTTCATTAATGAATCGAACGAAGCAAGATTGACTTTCAGGGACGCTTCCTTTTCCTCATCGTCAATTACTGCCGGGATGAGTTTTCGCCCAGTTAACTATCTCTCGCTTTCTATGCAGAATTCTTGGTCATTTAAAGCGATGAGCTTTCCCTACGCAATCTCCGATTCAATCAAAAATAGATCGAATAATTGGAGTCGAAATCGAAATCTTGCATTCGATATGAATTATAATAGAAATATAGGGAAGGGAGCTCTTTCGTTTAACTATAATTTTCTTGAAGAAGGTATGCCGGGCGATACAGACCATCCTACACCGACAGCTTATCGCACCGGAAGAGGAGTCGAAGCCTTTCTTAGCTTAAGTGCCTATGTAACATCAAAAATTGAACTGGAAAGCAAATTTAAGGCTTCACAAGGAAAGAGATTTTATTATATCCCAAGGCCTTTTGTGTATGTTCCCGTGGAGGCGGAACATGTGATCGATAACTATTCCACGCAGCTAGGTTTTATTCGTGAGGATGGAAGATTTACATCGAGTATAGCGGGCAAATTTCTTGAAGAAAGTTACATGTTGGAAAATCATCTTGCCTCGACTAGAAGCATTCCTCGCGAACCGAGGCAAATCTATTCGAGTTGGATCGAGGGACGCTATTTTTGCGAGTTTTTCAAAACCAGTAGGATAAGCGTGTTTAACTCGTTGAGGTGGGATAAAATATGCGATATAAAAACCCGTCGAAGTTATTCTGCAGAGGCCTCCATTTCGAAGGATATTTTTGGATTTGTTATTGCAGGTTCTGCGGGATACTCCGAGGCAATGCATCTTCCAGAATTTGTTGATCTTTATTGGCTTCGCGATGCGTTCGCTGAGGGCAACCCAGAACTTTCGCCGGAAATAGCTTATAACCGTCATTTGAAGTTTTCTCTGGGCAGAGATCTGAGCTGGATGGAGTTCGACCTCGATATCGACTTGTTCTCGAGGACTATCGATTCGGTGATAGTATGGAAACGAGATTTTGATGGAATTTATCGTCCATGTAATTTCGCTCGTGAAGAAACTCGAGGTCGGGAAGATCGATTTAAGGCTGTTTTTTTAGATGCAATCGAAGTTTCCTACTCTAATACCTCGCTTAACTCTATACATCGCAGTCATGACCAAGTTATAGATTCGATGTGGATTCCGTTTAGAGCACCATATGATCAGAAAATAAACATTTCAGCTCAAATTAAAGGTTTTTCAGCGGGAATCTCAGGTCAAATGATTGGAGAAAGATACACTCTCATAGCGAATACCAAAACGACGAAACCCTATGAGCTTTGGGGTGTTTTTTTCGAGATAAGTCAACCCATCGATTTTTTGCAAACTACATTTCGCTTAGATTGGTTCAATATTTTAGACGAGGATTACGAGGTTTTAACAAATTACCCCATGCCCGGGCGGAATTGGGCTTTTTCAATAAATATAGAATATATTATTTAA
- a CDS encoding T9SS type A sorting domain-containing protein — protein MTKWTMLFVFSLVLLAFAEPQYIVLNTLGETLSAGEWLSALDNDIIEVGSMPNQIFADDDGIWVVSSGPSTIERFELSGSTIHRIGEFALPAGSNPYLMFKLGNTIFTSLWVTGGLGIINVLTGETEVVDSFCLGPQGVYADSNNIYVTASNLDPIYFTYGVGELWRLGMDGEVIDSLEIGINPQQIILGPDDNLHIVCTGDYFSTFGVVYIVDPTTFTIVDSVNIGGSPARLSHDESTGVIYSSTSVWGESGSGRLLAYDGRTHELLLDASGILNTLKGTGISGLAAFNSYVYTPSMDSSFVEISHIDRVTMSLTPVATFTTGYGPIDIAFMNSTDIEEINFPSTSMLVNISPSPFNAECEIRAEFAIEDVKIYSLYGRVIGRIEGNSIQGNYATWSPDPQISSGIYFLKVMGETGTKYSRVVYMK, from the coding sequence ATGACTAAATGGACTATGCTGTTTGTTTTTTCTTTAGTGTTGCTCGCATTTGCGGAACCCCAATATATTGTGCTTAACACACTCGGCGAGACTTTAAGCGCTGGAGAATGGCTTAGCGCATTAGATAACGATATAATTGAAGTGGGTTCTATGCCAAATCAAATTTTTGCAGATGATGATGGTATTTGGGTAGTTTCTTCGGGCCCTTCGACGATAGAAAGGTTCGAGTTATCTGGATCGACAATACATCGGATCGGGGAATTTGCTTTGCCGGCTGGTTCGAATCCCTATCTTATGTTTAAACTTGGGAATACGATCTTCACTAGCTTATGGGTCACCGGTGGGCTTGGAATAATTAACGTCCTAACCGGAGAAACCGAGGTCGTCGATTCCTTTTGCCTCGGCCCTCAAGGTGTTTATGCCGATTCAAATAATATTTATGTAACTGCAAGCAATCTTGATCCTATCTATTTCACTTACGGAGTTGGTGAGCTATGGCGTCTTGGCATGGATGGTGAGGTTATCGATAGCTTGGAAATAGGAATAAATCCTCAACAAATTATCTTAGGACCGGACGATAATTTGCATATTGTTTGCACTGGAGATTATTTTTCGACATTTGGAGTGGTTTATATTGTGGATCCGACCACATTTACGATTGTAGATTCAGTGAATATCGGAGGATCGCCAGCTAGGTTGTCTCACGACGAATCTACGGGCGTTATCTATTCATCTACATCGGTGTGGGGAGAATCTGGGAGTGGAAGGCTTCTCGCCTATGATGGCAGAACGCATGAGTTACTCTTGGATGCTAGCGGAATCCTTAATACATTGAAAGGGACAGGGATTTCAGGTCTAGCGGCCTTCAATAGCTACGTTTACACTCCTTCGATGGATTCATCTTTTGTAGAAATAAGCCACATAGATAGAGTAACTATGTCTTTGACTCCGGTAGCGACTTTCACTACTGGCTACGGGCCTATTGACATAGCATTTATGAATTCTACGGATATAGAGGAAATCAACTTTCCATCGACATCTATGTTAGTAAACATCTCACCATCGCCTTTTAATGCAGAGTGTGAGATAAGAGCAGAATTTGCCATCGAAGATGTAAAAATCTACAGCCTATATGGCCGTGTAATTGGAAGAATCGAGGGTAATTCGATCCAAGGCAATTATGCCACTTGGTCGCCCGATCCGCAAATCTCCTCAGGCATTTATTTCCTGAAAGTAATGGGCGAAACGGGCACCAAGTATAGCCGCGTGGTCTATATGAAATAG
- a CDS encoding response regulator transcription factor, translated as MTVKVLIADDHDIVREGIKMILEEDSGIEVVGQVNDGRLALEVIPELKPDVVVMDITMPDLNGIEATRRIERDFPKVKIIGLSMHSSRRVIKEMLEAGADGYLIKNSTMKELRDAIYAVNNGKKFLSSQITGDVIFEYLKPSDVEEDKPYIWMLTGREREVLQLLCEGFSNRHIATKLDVSDRTIEAHRANIMRKLKIHNLAGLTKFAIREGLTSLEPK; from the coding sequence ATGACAGTCAAGGTACTCATTGCTGACGATCATGATATTGTCCGTGAAGGGATCAAAATGATCCTCGAAGAGGACTCGGGTATTGAGGTTGTCGGCCAAGTCAACGATGGAAGGTTGGCGCTTGAAGTTATTCCTGAATTGAAGCCGGATGTAGTGGTTATGGATATCACAATGCCGGATTTAAACGGAATCGAAGCGACCCGACGCATCGAGAGAGACTTTCCTAAGGTCAAAATAATTGGCCTCTCAATGCATTCTAGCAGAAGAGTTATCAAGGAAATGCTCGAGGCCGGCGCCGATGGTTACCTTATCAAGAATTCCACAATGAAGGAATTAAGGGATGCCATCTATGCGGTCAACAATGGCAAGAAATTTCTCAGCAGTCAGATTACCGGCGATGTTATCTTCGAATACCTGAAACCTTCAGATGTCGAAGAAGATAAGCCCTATATTTGGATGCTCACCGGCAGAGAACGCGAAGTACTTCAACTTCTCTGCGAGGGATTCTCTAATCGCCATATCGCCACTAAACTGGATGTTAGCGACAGGACAATCGAGGCACATAGAGCAAATATCATGAGGAAACTCAAGATTCATAATCTTGCCGGCCTCACAAAATTTGCTATTAGAGAAGGACTAACCTCTCTCGAACCCAAATAG
- a CDS encoding NADP-dependent malic enzyme — MEKEDLLKKSEKPSIDAMKMHPFYRGKIETGIKCIIRDFKDFAIWYTPGVARPCLDIRDNPASVFEHTNKGNMVAVITDGTRVLGLGDIGPEASLPVMEGKALLYKYLGGIDAWPIALDTKDPDEIIKTVLLLQPAFGGVNLEDIAQPKCFRILNELREKAKIPVWHDDQQGTATVTVAGLINAVKVVNKKLNEVRVAFVGAGASNVRISHMCFQAGVDPKKTIMCDSKNTLGLYRDDIQRNPDNIEKWILCGLTNPKNIRGGIPAAMKGADIVIALSQSGPGVILPEWISSMAEDSIVFVCANPVPEIYPWEAKEAGARIIATGRSDFPNQVNNSLGFPGIFRGTLDVRAKTITDEMCIAAASALARVAESKGLHEDYIIPNMDEWEVFPEVASMVGLKAIEQNIAQIKLSKEELIDKAKRTISSAREKVQFMMEEGIIKPYEE, encoded by the coding sequence ATGGAAAAAGAAGATTTACTGAAAAAGAGTGAGAAACCATCCATAGATGCAATGAAAATGCATCCCTTTTATAGAGGGAAAATCGAGACCGGAATCAAGTGCATTATCAGGGATTTCAAAGATTTTGCGATATGGTACACTCCAGGTGTTGCTAGACCTTGTCTCGATATTCGCGATAATCCCGCTAGTGTTTTCGAACACACAAATAAGGGTAATATGGTTGCTGTTATTACCGATGGCACCCGAGTTCTGGGCTTAGGAGATATCGGGCCTGAGGCTTCATTGCCAGTTATGGAGGGTAAAGCGCTTTTATATAAATACCTAGGGGGTATAGATGCCTGGCCAATAGCGTTAGATACCAAAGACCCAGATGAAATAATCAAAACTGTCTTGCTACTTCAGCCGGCATTTGGTGGTGTAAATCTAGAAGATATTGCGCAACCCAAGTGTTTTAGAATACTAAATGAGTTACGTGAAAAAGCTAAAATACCTGTTTGGCACGATGACCAGCAAGGTACTGCTACTGTTACGGTTGCCGGTCTAATTAATGCTGTAAAAGTAGTGAATAAAAAATTAAATGAAGTTAGAGTAGCCTTTGTTGGTGCCGGCGCTAGTAATGTTCGTATTTCGCACATGTGTTTTCAGGCAGGGGTAGATCCGAAAAAGACTATTATGTGCGATTCTAAGAACACACTTGGATTATACCGCGATGATATTCAACGAAATCCCGATAATATTGAAAAATGGATATTATGTGGCCTCACCAATCCTAAGAATATCCGTGGCGGGATACCTGCGGCAATGAAGGGCGCGGATATTGTTATCGCGCTTTCGCAGTCGGGGCCCGGCGTAATTTTACCAGAATGGATATCGAGCATGGCTGAAGATTCTATAGTGTTTGTTTGTGCGAATCCGGTTCCGGAAATTTATCCATGGGAAGCCAAGGAAGCCGGTGCTAGGATTATCGCCACCGGAAGAAGTGATTTCCCAAATCAAGTCAATAATTCACTCGGTTTTCCCGGTATTTTTAGAGGAACCCTTGACGTTCGCGCGAAAACGATCACCGACGAAATGTGTATCGCCGCAGCTAGCGCACTTGCCAGAGTTGCCGAATCCAAGGGGCTTCACGAAGACTATATTATTCCTAACATGGACGAATGGGAAGTGTTTCCAGAGGTCGCGTCTATGGTAGGTTTAAAGGCAATAGAACAGAATATTGCACAAATTAAATTATCTAAAGAAGAATTGATAGACAAGGCTAAAAGAACCATATCCTCGGCAAGGGAAAAAGTCCAATTCATGATGGAGGAAGGTATAATTAAACCCTATGAAGAGTGA
- a CDS encoding secondary thiamine-phosphate synthase enzyme YjbQ — protein MKSYRKELWFQTDTRRDYINITPQVKKALVESGIQEGLLLCNAMHITASVFINDDESGLHCDFEHWLEGLAPEKPYSRYAHNTYEDNGDAHLKRTIMGREVVVAITEGNLDFGPWEQIFYGEFDGIRPKRVLIKIIGE, from the coding sequence ATGAAAAGCTATAGAAAAGAACTCTGGTTTCAAACAGACACTCGGAGAGATTATATTAATATTACTCCGCAAGTTAAAAAGGCTTTAGTCGAAAGTGGTATCCAAGAGGGCCTTCTTCTTTGTAATGCAATGCATATAACAGCCAGTGTCTTTATCAACGACGATGAATCCGGGCTTCACTGCGATTTCGAGCACTGGCTCGAGGGTCTCGCGCCTGAGAAGCCCTATAGCCGATATGCACACAACACCTATGAAGATAACGGTGACGCTCATTTAAAACGCACAATAATGGGGCGTGAAGTTGTTGTGGCTATTACCGAAGGCAACCTCGATTTTGGCCCTTGGGAACAAATCTTTTATGGTGAATTCGATGGTATAAGACCTAAGCGAGTTTTAATCAAAATCATCGGCGAATAA
- the larA gene encoding nickel-dependent lactate racemase — MKINYYYAGHTRQIDLPGTTRVISPISHSFSISRERTALEMLPLNPNFPWHWNRFIESKKHLVITNDATRPTPTAQILKFLQEQTKFEFDILVATGSHKPPTKTELGNILGKFSETTSIEIHDCRAKNHLKYYGTTSSDNRVFLNRAISLYDGILIIGSVEPHYFAGFTGGRKAILPGIAGYSTIESNHRLALESGADPLTLVNNPVHEDMDEALDFIDLDKILSIQVLLDSNRTITGVFPGELRESFIKATEEARNIYTVSLKPADIIICSVHSPLDSDLYQAHKAIELAKTALLPNGIIILMAECQGGLGNPEFMNLLRAEKDNNIIRKIALKHYSLGYHKASKIADFATHHSIWVVSNLPQDAFINTPIVPFDSLENAFEKALVLKGESRQTLFIHDAGSIVPVIS; from the coding sequence ATGAAAATAAACTATTATTACGCTGGTCATACCCGACAAATCGATCTTCCTGGAACGACTCGCGTCATATCGCCCATTAGCCACTCTTTTTCTATTAGTAGAGAAAGAACTGCTCTAGAAATGCTGCCTTTAAACCCTAATTTTCCATGGCATTGGAATCGTTTTATCGAATCGAAAAAACATCTTGTTATAACCAACGATGCCACTAGGCCGACACCCACAGCGCAAATACTTAAATTTCTACAGGAGCAAACAAAATTCGAGTTCGACATATTAGTTGCAACAGGAAGTCATAAGCCACCAACAAAAACCGAATTGGGTAATATTCTTGGCAAATTTTCAGAAACCACATCGATTGAAATCCACGATTGCAGAGCAAAAAACCACCTTAAATACTACGGCACAACTTCCAGTGATAATAGAGTTTTTTTGAATCGAGCTATAAGCTTATATGATGGAATTTTGATAATCGGTTCGGTGGAACCACACTATTTTGCAGGTTTTACTGGAGGGAGAAAAGCCATCCTTCCCGGAATAGCGGGATATTCTACAATTGAATCTAATCATCGCTTAGCTCTTGAGAGTGGTGCCGATCCCCTAACTCTCGTCAATAATCCCGTCCATGAGGATATGGACGAGGCTCTCGATTTCATTGATTTAGATAAGATTTTATCTATTCAAGTTTTGCTTGATTCCAACAGAACAATCACAGGCGTTTTTCCAGGGGAATTAAGGGAATCATTTATAAAAGCCACTGAAGAAGCTCGAAATATTTATACGGTTTCCTTAAAACCGGCGGATATTATCATTTGCTCGGTGCATTCGCCTTTGGACAGTGATCTCTATCAGGCTCATAAGGCAATCGAACTAGCAAAAACAGCCCTTCTACCAAATGGGATAATCATTCTTATGGCTGAATGCCAGGGAGGTTTAGGCAATCCAGAATTTATGAATCTTCTTCGAGCCGAAAAAGATAATAACATAATTAGGAAAATCGCGTTAAAACACTACTCCCTTGGTTATCATAAGGCATCCAAGATAGCTGATTTTGCAACACACCACAGCATCTGGGTTGTATCCAACCTGCCGCAAGATGCTTTCATAAATACACCTATCGTGCCATTCGATTCCTTAGAAAACGCATTCGAAAAAGCGTTAGTGTTAAAAGGTGAATCTCGGCAAACTCTATTTATTCATGATGCTGGTTCGATTGTTCCAGTAATTTCTTAA